From Microcystis aeruginosa NIES-2549, a single genomic window includes:
- the ribD gene encoding bifunctional diaminohydroxyphosphoribosylaminopyrimidine deaminase/5-amino-6-(5-phosphoribosylamino)uracil reductase RibD, producing MAQATEFDRTMMQRCLTLARQALGRTSPNPLVGSVIVQEGTIIGEGFHPGAGQPHAEVFALRQAAEKARGATLYVNLEPCNHYGRTPPCSEAIVQAGIKKVVVGMIDPNPLVAGKGIQRLASAGIETLVGVEESECHQLNQGFIHRITAKKPFGILKYAMTLDGKIAATSGHSTWITSPASRQIVHQLRSACDAIIVGGSTVRQDNPHLTTHGLSDHNPLRVVMTRSLDLPPSAHLWDTSQFPTLVYTQIDSNVKLKQQLLTKGVEVIELTEVTPTLVMENLYQRGFCQVLWECGGGLSAAAIAEGMVQKIIAFIAPKIIGGIQAPTAVGDLGFQLMSQALQLENVTVNYLNPDILIEGYLPSEK from the coding sequence ATGGCCCAGGCAACGGAATTCGATCGCACAATGATGCAAAGATGTCTAACCCTTGCTAGGCAAGCCTTGGGGCGCACTTCTCCTAATCCTTTGGTGGGTTCTGTGATCGTTCAAGAGGGGACAATTATCGGCGAAGGTTTTCACCCGGGGGCCGGACAACCCCATGCGGAAGTTTTCGCCCTGAGACAGGCAGCAGAAAAAGCCCGTGGTGCCACTTTATACGTCAATCTTGAACCCTGTAACCACTATGGACGTACTCCCCCCTGTAGCGAGGCAATTGTGCAAGCAGGCATTAAAAAAGTGGTGGTGGGGATGATCGATCCTAATCCCTTGGTGGCGGGGAAAGGCATTCAAAGATTAGCATCGGCAGGGATCGAGACGCTGGTGGGGGTGGAGGAGTCCGAATGTCATCAACTCAATCAGGGTTTTATCCATCGCATCACCGCTAAAAAACCCTTCGGTATTCTCAAATATGCCATGACTCTCGATGGCAAAATTGCCGCTACTAGCGGTCATAGCACTTGGATTACTAGCCCCGCTTCTCGCCAAATCGTCCATCAATTGCGGTCGGCCTGTGATGCGATTATCGTCGGCGGTAGCACTGTCCGTCAAGATAATCCCCACCTCACCACTCACGGCCTCTCCGATCATAATCCCCTGCGCGTGGTCATGACTCGATCGCTTGATTTACCTCCCTCGGCCCATCTTTGGGATACCAGTCAATTTCCCACGCTTGTCTATACACAAATTGATTCTAATGTCAAGCTTAAGCAACAATTATTAACAAAAGGCGTGGAAGTGATCGAACTAACCGAGGTGACACCCACTTTAGTGATGGAAAATCTTTATCAAAGGGGATTTTGTCAGGTTTTGTGGGAGTGCGGTGGCGGTTTAAGTGCGGCAGCGATCGCTGAGGGCATGGTACAAAAAATTATCGCTTTTATCGCACCCAAAATCATCGGGGGAATCCAGGCACCCACTGCCGTGGGTGATTTAGGATTCCAGTTAATGAGTCAAGCTTTACAGCTAGAAAATGTCACGGTTAATTATCTCAATCCCGATATTTTGATTGAGGGATATCTGCCAAGTGAAAAGTAG
- a CDS encoding DEAD/DEAH box helicase — MRLPTLKYERGTLILHPPPKGKKWLDFATWDDRIERFRILAIHYRPLVETLQEEGINFQDEAKAFNNLELIASFEREPYPHQTEALIAWKKSQRRGVIVLPTAAGKTYLAQLALQSTPRSTLIIVPTIDLMHQWYAQMLAAFPDAEVGLLGGGSKDNSAILIATYQSAAIYSETLGNRYAFLIFDECHHLPSDFFRKIAEDSIAPYRLGLTATPDRGDGSHQDLDYLIGTIVYQKSPQDLSGKALADHEIIQIKVKLSAKEQEKYQEAIKIRNDFLRKNNLSLSGLDGWQNFVMISARSSEGRRAMLAHRESKEISSGTQGKLRVLAELICEHHPEPILIFTNDNATVYRISESFLIPAITHQTPVKERHEILTRFRQGEYKILVTSHVLNEGVDVPEAGIAIILSGTGSTREYIQRLGRVLRKGQQEDKRAILYEVIAENTTEEKTSQRRRGEQKNKTSYKTANRQLELLPSPPKKSFSFPKAAESSTPWVSSPESEEE; from the coding sequence ATGCGCTTACCCACCCTCAAATATGAGCGAGGAACCTTAATTCTCCATCCACCACCAAAGGGGAAAAAATGGCTAGATTTTGCCACTTGGGATGATCGTATCGAAAGATTTCGCATTTTGGCCATTCATTATCGTCCTCTCGTGGAAACTCTACAGGAGGAGGGCATTAACTTCCAAGATGAAGCAAAAGCTTTCAACAATTTAGAATTAATTGCCAGTTTTGAACGGGAACCCTACCCCCACCAAACGGAAGCGTTAATCGCTTGGAAAAAATCCCAGAGAAGGGGTGTTATCGTCCTTCCCACCGCTGCTGGTAAAACCTATCTTGCCCAATTAGCTCTACAATCGACTCCCCGCAGCACCTTAATTATCGTGCCGACTATTGATTTAATGCACCAGTGGTATGCCCAGATGTTGGCGGCTTTTCCCGATGCCGAGGTGGGATTATTAGGGGGAGGTTCCAAGGATAATAGTGCTATTTTAATCGCCACCTATCAAAGTGCGGCAATTTATTCAGAAACTCTTGGCAATCGTTACGCTTTTTTGATTTTTGATGAATGTCATCATTTACCATCGGATTTCTTTCGGAAAATAGCGGAAGATTCGATCGCACCCTATCGTTTAGGCTTAACAGCAACACCGGATCGCGGTGATGGTAGTCATCAAGATTTAGATTATCTTATCGGTACAATTGTTTATCAAAAAAGTCCCCAAGACTTGTCAGGAAAAGCCCTAGCGGATCACGAAATAATTCAAATTAAAGTGAAACTATCTGCCAAAGAACAGGAAAAATATCAAGAAGCAATTAAAATTCGCAATGATTTTTTAAGAAAAAATAATCTCAGTTTGTCTGGTTTAGATGGTTGGCAAAATTTTGTCATGATTAGTGCCAGAAGTAGCGAAGGGCGCCGGGCGATGTTAGCGCACCGGGAGTCGAAGGAAATATCCTCCGGAACCCAGGGAAAATTGCGGGTTTTAGCCGAGTTAATCTGTGAACACCATCCGGAACCAATTTTGATTTTTACCAACGATAATGCCACAGTTTACCGCATTTCCGAGAGCTTTTTAATACCTGCCATAACCCATCAAACTCCCGTGAAAGAACGCCATGAAATCCTGACCCGTTTTCGTCAGGGAGAATACAAAATTCTGGTGACTTCCCATGTTCTCAATGAAGGGGTTGATGTGCCGGAAGCAGGCATCGCGATTATTTTATCGGGAACCGGTTCCACCCGGGAATATATTCAGCGTTTGGGACGGGTGTTAAGAAAAGGCCAACAAGAGGATAAACGGGCGATTTTGTATGAAGTGATAGCCGAAAATACCACGGAGGAAAAAACCTCCCAACGACGACGGGGAGAGCAGAAAAATAAAACTAGCTATAAAACCGCTAATCGACAATTGGAATTATTGCCTTCTCCTCCAAAAAAATCTTTTTCTTTCCCGAAAGCTGCCGAATCTTCTACCCCTTGGGTAAGTTCTCCAGAGTCAGAGGAAGAATAG
- a CDS encoding BRCT domain-containing protein, whose amino-acid sequence MLNELIYEGLGLSAVFGGLFLWSRSGLVSKNTALLVAQAQLQQSNSDLLAQVKGLDVAQSDLKDENQQLHAKIIYIEQHSAQLQHKATDLENSLQSLQQAVQIGEGEIEHLKTTAKEIEAEKAGLMEQLEREKAQITSLEAQIQTLEQQKGEINRQFDLTKKQTTSLYSQIQTLEQDKALLQQELEKAEELRAKVADLEHKNRELSDLAAQIPSLQGQIQTLEQNLAHQTEQYERGQQEIASLQGQISGLEREKKSLSEDLAASQTRSLSLGQECDNLTIKLQETVAQVTAITAEKDSLGAHLEAAKLELQALAAQKGELSAELTTAAEKIADLEGQLQELTQLPQQLADSQAKIAHLEGQLQELTQLPQQLADSQAKIAHLEGQLQELTQLPQQLETYRENISNLEIQLHQLSAEKDQLETTTSRHIEELSQQNRQLTQDLEVQKTAAKALEKEKIKFEGELATKQEEIAALEVKIQNLQQERDDFSRQTAPINTNEPEAIISETPVVEEPETPPVIAKETPVVAAEKIPVADTSLEVQPAAEIVQTSQESAENPLKGKSVVILGTFSKISREKAKSLIINVGGTVTGSPSANTDYILLGKAPGEKLKKAQKLGIKTISEAQFLQMVES is encoded by the coding sequence ATGCTCAACGAATTAATTTATGAAGGATTAGGTTTAAGTGCTGTTTTCGGAGGACTATTCCTCTGGTCGCGCTCTGGTCTCGTCAGCAAAAATACCGCCCTTTTAGTCGCACAAGCGCAATTACAGCAAAGTAACTCAGATTTATTGGCTCAAGTCAAGGGTTTAGATGTGGCGCAATCAGACTTAAAAGACGAAAATCAGCAGCTGCACGCCAAAATAATTTACATAGAACAACATTCCGCCCAATTACAGCACAAAGCTACGGATTTAGAAAATTCTCTCCAGTCCCTCCAGCAAGCTGTCCAGATAGGTGAGGGTGAAATCGAACACCTGAAAACCACCGCTAAGGAAATAGAAGCGGAGAAAGCTGGTTTGATGGAGCAATTAGAGCGAGAAAAAGCCCAAATTACTAGCCTAGAGGCACAGATTCAAACTTTAGAGCAGCAAAAAGGTGAAATTAACCGTCAATTTGATTTGACCAAAAAACAGACCACCTCTCTCTATAGCCAAATTCAGACCCTAGAACAGGATAAAGCTCTCTTACAGCAAGAACTAGAAAAAGCCGAGGAATTAAGGGCAAAAGTGGCCGATTTAGAGCATAAAAACCGAGAATTAAGCGATTTAGCCGCCCAAATTCCCAGCTTGCAAGGTCAAATTCAAACCTTAGAACAGAATCTGGCTCACCAAACAGAACAGTATGAGCGAGGACAGCAGGAAATAGCCAGCTTACAGGGTCAAATTAGCGGGTTAGAGCGGGAAAAAAAGTCTCTCAGCGAAGATTTAGCCGCAAGTCAAACTCGATCGCTCTCTTTAGGCCAAGAATGCGACAATTTAACTATAAAACTTCAAGAAACCGTCGCTCAAGTGACAGCCATAACCGCCGAAAAGGACAGTCTCGGCGCTCATCTCGAAGCCGCTAAACTGGAGTTACAAGCTTTAGCAGCCCAGAAAGGGGAATTATCGGCAGAATTAACCACTGCTGCTGAAAAAATTGCTGATTTAGAAGGGCAATTACAGGAATTAACCCAGTTACCCCAACAATTGGCCGATTCTCAGGCAAAAATTGCCCATTTAGAAGGGCAATTACAGGAATTAACCCAGTTACCCCAACAATTGGCCGATTCTCAGGCAAAAATTGCCCATTTAGAAGGGCAATTACAGGAATTAACCCAGTTACCGCAACAGCTAGAAACCTATCGGGAAAACATTTCTAATTTAGAGATTCAACTACACCAGTTAAGTGCCGAAAAAGACCAATTAGAGACCACAACTTCCCGTCATATCGAGGAATTAAGCCAACAAAATCGCCAACTAACTCAAGATTTAGAAGTCCAAAAAACGGCAGCTAAAGCTTTAGAAAAGGAAAAAATTAAGTTTGAGGGTGAGTTAGCAACTAAGCAAGAAGAAATCGCCGCTTTAGAGGTTAAAATTCAAAACCTCCAACAAGAAAGAGACGATTTTTCTCGACAAACTGCCCCCATTAACACTAATGAACCAGAAGCAATTATTAGTGAAACTCCGGTAGTAGAAGAACCAGAAACCCCCCCGGTGATTGCCAAGGAAACCCCTGTAGTAGCAGCAGAAAAAATCCCGGTTGCCGACACAAGTTTAGAAGTGCAACCCGCAGCGGAGATAGTCCAAACGAGTCAAGAATCCGCAGAAAATCCCCTAAAGGGAAAAAGCGTAGTTATACTAGGAACCTTCAGCAAAATCAGTCGCGAGAAAGCGAAATCATTGATTATTAATGTCGGTGGTACTGTTACCGGTTCCCCCAGTGCGAACACTGATTATATTCTCCTCGGTAAAGCTCCCGGTGAGAAACTCAAAAAGGCTCAAAAATTAGGCATAAAAACCATTTCAGAAGCCCAATTTCTGCAAATGGTAGAATCCTAA
- a CDS encoding 4a-hydroxytetrahydrobiopterin dehydratase, whose translation MTELAQQKCQPCQSGSSPITAEEITALQAKIPDWNLLEYEGIPRLQKLYKFANFQGAIAFTNAVGEAAEKEGHHPALLTEWGKVTVSWWTHDVGGLHQNDFIMAARTDDIYRQQKA comes from the coding sequence ATGACCGAACTTGCCCAACAAAAATGTCAACCTTGTCAATCGGGTTCTTCTCCTATCACTGCCGAAGAAATTACCGCTTTACAGGCTAAAATTCCCGATTGGAATCTCTTAGAATACGAGGGTATTCCCCGTCTGCAAAAACTCTATAAATTTGCCAATTTTCAAGGGGCAATCGCCTTTACTAATGCCGTGGGAGAAGCGGCGGAAAAAGAAGGCCATCACCCCGCTTTATTGACAGAATGGGGCAAAGTTACCGTTTCTTGGTGGACCCATGACGTGGGCGGATTACATCAAAATGACTTTATCATGGCTGCCCGTACCGATGATATTTATCGTCAACAAAAGGCTTAA
- the htpG gene encoding molecular chaperone HtpG, which yields MTVLEKGNITIHTENIFPIIKKSLYTDHEIFLRELISNSVDAISKLKMASLAGEARAEVPEPEINLAIDKENRTLSITDNGIGMTGEEIKKYINQVAFSSAEEFINKYQKSANDLIGHFGLGFYSAFMVAKKVEIDTLSYQEGATPVHWCCDGSPEFELTDSSRSQIGTTITLTLMDEEGEYLEPARIRQLVKTYSDFMPVPIKIDGEVINQQRALWKESPQNLTKEDYLEFYRYLYPFQEEPLLWVHLNTDYPFLLNGILYFPKLRPDVDVSKGQLKLFCNQVFVSDHCEEIIPDFLMPLRGVIDSPDIPLNVSRSALTKDRTVRRIADFIAKKIADRLKSLYNEDAKEYIRCWGDVGTFIKFGSLKEDKFKQQVEDILIYRTTYKPPETQVQLEAQTAEGDAWQEATVKTPLEAIEQEGYTTLKAYLERHKERHENRVFYCTDPHSQSTYVELYKNQGLEILFFDSFIDTNYFIPFLEREYSDVKFTRVDSELDSTLLEQDQASEIIDPASNKTRAELIKEIFAKALDNSRINIKTEALKSDDPQATPPAIVLLPEAMRRLQEMTAMMQQKAMAFPEEHILMINTNHPLIQQIIQISQGSIVTGSGESPSAQLAKMLCQHVYDLALIAQKGFDAEGMQAFVERSNRVLTKLTEKI from the coding sequence ATGACGGTACTCGAAAAAGGTAATATCACGATTCATACCGAGAATATCTTCCCTATTATCAAAAAATCTCTCTACACTGACCATGAAATTTTTCTGCGGGAATTGATATCCAATAGTGTTGATGCCATCTCGAAATTAAAAATGGCTTCTTTAGCAGGAGAAGCGAGAGCAGAAGTACCCGAACCAGAAATTAATCTCGCCATCGATAAAGAAAATCGTACCCTATCAATTACCGATAATGGCATCGGGATGACGGGGGAAGAAATCAAGAAATATATTAACCAAGTTGCCTTTTCCAGTGCGGAAGAATTTATCAATAAATATCAAAAATCAGCCAACGATTTAATCGGTCATTTTGGACTAGGCTTTTATTCGGCCTTTATGGTGGCTAAAAAGGTAGAAATTGATACTCTTTCCTATCAAGAAGGTGCTACCCCAGTCCATTGGTGCTGTGATGGTTCTCCGGAGTTTGAACTAACCGATTCTTCCCGCAGCCAAATCGGCACCACTATCACCCTAACTTTAATGGATGAGGAAGGGGAATATTTAGAACCTGCCCGCATTCGCCAGTTAGTCAAAACCTACTCAGATTTTATGCCCGTTCCCATTAAAATTGATGGGGAAGTGATTAATCAACAACGGGCTTTATGGAAAGAATCTCCTCAAAATCTGACGAAAGAAGACTACCTAGAATTCTATCGTTATCTCTATCCTTTCCAAGAAGAACCTTTACTCTGGGTACATCTGAATACCGATTATCCTTTCTTGCTCAATGGCATTCTTTATTTTCCCAAACTCAGACCGGATGTAGATGTCTCAAAAGGACAATTAAAGTTATTCTGTAATCAGGTTTTTGTCAGCGATCATTGCGAGGAAATTATTCCCGATTTTCTGATGCCCTTGCGAGGAGTTATCGACAGTCCAGATATTCCTTTGAATGTGTCTCGAAGTGCTTTAACCAAAGATCGCACCGTTCGCCGTATTGCCGATTTTATTGCCAAAAAAATTGCTGATCGCCTCAAATCTCTCTACAACGAAGACGCAAAAGAATATATTCGTTGTTGGGGAGATGTGGGGACTTTTATTAAATTTGGTTCCTTGAAAGAGGATAAATTTAAACAGCAGGTAGAAGATATTTTAATCTATCGCACTACCTACAAACCCCCAGAAACCCAGGTACAATTGGAAGCGCAAACCGCCGAAGGTGACGCATGGCAAGAAGCAACGGTGAAAACTCCCCTAGAAGCGATCGAACAGGAAGGTTATACTACTCTCAAAGCCTACCTAGAACGCCATAAAGAACGCCACGAAAATCGAGTTTTTTACTGTACCGATCCTCATAGTCAATCCACCTACGTTGAACTCTACAAAAATCAAGGCTTAGAAATACTTTTCTTTGATTCTTTCATCGATACTAATTACTTTATTCCTTTCCTAGAAAGAGAATACTCCGATGTGAAATTCACCCGGGTTGATTCTGAATTAGACTCGACGCTGCTCGAACAGGATCAAGCTAGTGAAATTATCGATCCCGCCAGTAATAAAACCCGGGCTGAATTGATCAAAGAAATCTTCGCCAAAGCCCTCGATAATTCCCGCATCAATATCAAAACTGAAGCCTTGAAATCCGATGATCCCCAAGCTACTCCCCCGGCAATTGTCTTACTTCCAGAAGCAATGCGACGCTTACAGGAAATGACGGCAATGATGCAACAAAAAGCCATGGCTTTCCCCGAAGAACATATTCTGATGATTAATACTAATCATCCCTTAATTCAACAGATTATCCAGATTAGTCAGGGAAGTATTGTTACCGGTAGCGGCGAATCTCCATCGGCGCAATTAGCGAAAATGCTCTGTCAGCACGTTTATGATTTAGCTTTAATCGCTCAAAAAGGATTTGATGCCGAGGGAATGCAAGCTTTTGTGGAACGTTCCAATCGCGTTCTGACTAAGCTAACCGAAAAGATTTAA
- a CDS encoding type II toxin-antitoxin system HicB family antitoxin has product MQLKLTKIFQKVPKGYIGFVEELPGANTQGETLEESRSNLEEAIELVLEANRMLAEEQLQGQEVIRESVTFWAA; this is encoded by the coding sequence ATGCAGCTAAAACTAACAAAAATATTCCAGAAAGTTCCCAAAGGCTATATTGGTTTTGTCGAAGAATTGCCAGGAGCTAATACTCAAGGAGAGACTCTAGAAGAAAGTAGAAGCAATTTAGAGGAAGCAATTGAGCTAGTTTTAGAAGCTAATCGTATGTTAGCTGAAGAGCAACTGCAAGGACAAGAAGTGATTCGAGAGTCTGTTACTTTTTGGGCTGCATGA
- a CDS encoding NAD(P)-dependent oxidoreductase encodes MSQKIAFLGLGVMGAPMTTNLVRRGFAVNAWNRTPEAPGITIAGSSGANICSSIAAAVRDAEIVFTCVGDVPDVEAVILGPGGVMESAVVGTLVVDMSTIGSQAARMIGKKLEENNLRFLDAPVSGGDIGAKNGTLTIMVGGKEADFQTCLPCFQAMGKTIRWCGEIGNGQAVKLCNQVLGAVHMVALCEALKMAKIQGLDPNLVIEVCKTGAAGSWALENLGPKILAQDLQPAFMIEHILKDLRLVKETAQTAGEILPGTDLAETLFKVVAELDEGKGIKQGTQAMIRAYD; translated from the coding sequence ATGAGTCAAAAAATTGCCTTTTTAGGATTAGGAGTAATGGGAGCGCCGATGACGACTAATCTTGTCCGTCGAGGTTTTGCTGTCAATGCTTGGAATCGTACCCCAGAGGCGCCGGGGATAACCATTGCCGGGTCCTCTGGTGCGAACATTTGTTCTAGTATCGCCGCCGCCGTCAGGGATGCCGAGATTGTCTTTACCTGCGTCGGGGATGTGCCTGACGTGGAAGCGGTAATTTTAGGACCTGGGGGTGTCATGGAATCGGCAGTCGTGGGAACTCTGGTGGTGGATATGAGTACCATTGGCTCTCAAGCCGCTAGGATGATTGGTAAAAAGCTAGAGGAAAATAATCTCCGTTTTCTCGATGCTCCCGTCTCTGGGGGCGATATTGGGGCGAAAAACGGCACTTTAACTATTATGGTGGGAGGGAAAGAAGCGGATTTTCAGACTTGTTTGCCCTGTTTTCAAGCCATGGGTAAAACTATTCGCTGGTGTGGCGAAATCGGCAACGGACAAGCGGTAAAACTCTGTAATCAAGTCTTGGGGGCGGTTCACATGGTGGCGCTATGTGAGGCTCTAAAAATGGCAAAAATTCAAGGATTAGACCCCAATTTAGTCATAGAAGTCTGTAAAACGGGGGCGGCGGGTTCTTGGGCTTTGGAAAATTTGGGACCAAAAATCCTCGCCCAAGATTTACAGCCGGCTTTTATGATTGAACATATTTTAAAAGATTTGCGATTAGTCAAAGAAACTGCCCAGACAGCCGGGGAAATTCTGCCCGGGACAGATTTAGCGGAAACTCTATTTAAAGTAGTAGCGGAATTGGACGAAGGCAAGGGAATTAAACAGGGAACCCAAGCGATGATTCGTGCCTACGATTAA
- a CDS encoding ammonium transporter, with translation MKRIARKSGELVGLLPKINPVWLACVPLSAIIFVVWNTAVQAQDAKPLTPEDVQNALNTIWVLIASILVIFMNAGFAMLETGFCRQKNAVNVLAKNLIVFALSTISFWAIGFSLMFGSVSNEFFGTGGWFLSSSDPATYVMPASLPTSVFFLFQVAFAGTAATIVSGAVAERIKFVDFLVFSLIIVGIMYPITGHWVWGGGWLADLGFKDFAGSTVVHSVGGWSALTGAAILGPRMGKYINGRTSALPGHNMSIATLGCLILWIGWFGFNPGSTLAVNETVPYIAVTTNLAGAAGGIAATFTAWAKDGKPDLSMIINGILAGLVAVTAGCDGVSYWSALIIGLIAGVVVVYSVAFFDNLKIDDPVGATSVHLVCGVFGTLAVGIFNKDAGLITGQFQLFINQIIGIVAVGAFTVIVSGIVWTILKATLGIRVTPEEEMEGLDIGEHGMEAYSGFVKESDIVAGGHYASSVDMETPSSR, from the coding sequence ATGAAACGAATTGCTCGAAAATCTGGGGAACTTGTCGGTTTGTTACCGAAAATTAACCCTGTCTGGTTAGCCTGTGTTCCTTTGTCCGCGATTATTTTCGTGGTTTGGAACACAGCCGTACAGGCCCAAGATGCGAAACCCCTAACCCCCGAAGATGTCCAAAACGCCCTCAATACAATCTGGGTTTTAATTGCCTCCATCCTCGTTATCTTTATGAATGCGGGGTTTGCGATGCTAGAAACGGGATTCTGTCGCCAGAAAAACGCCGTTAACGTTCTGGCTAAAAACCTGATCGTTTTCGCCCTCTCCACCATATCATTTTGGGCAATCGGTTTCTCCCTGATGTTTGGGTCTGTCAGTAACGAATTTTTCGGTACAGGAGGCTGGTTCCTCAGCAGTAGCGATCCCGCCACCTACGTTATGCCTGCCTCTTTGCCCACCTCGGTGTTCTTCCTGTTCCAAGTCGCTTTCGCGGGAACGGCGGCAACCATTGTATCCGGGGCCGTGGCAGAACGGATTAAATTCGTCGATTTCCTCGTTTTTAGCTTAATTATCGTTGGTATCATGTACCCGATCACCGGTCACTGGGTTTGGGGTGGCGGTTGGTTAGCCGACCTTGGTTTTAAGGACTTCGCCGGTTCGACGGTGGTTCACTCGGTCGGTGGTTGGTCTGCCTTAACCGGGGCGGCAATTCTCGGCCCGAGAATGGGTAAATACATCAACGGTCGCACCAGTGCCTTACCCGGCCATAACATGAGTATTGCGACCTTGGGTTGTTTAATTCTCTGGATTGGCTGGTTTGGTTTTAACCCCGGTTCTACTTTGGCAGTTAATGAAACTGTACCCTATATCGCTGTCACCACTAACCTCGCCGGGGCCGCGGGTGGCATTGCCGCTACCTTTACCGCTTGGGCGAAAGATGGTAAACCCGACCTTTCGATGATTATTAACGGTATTCTCGCCGGTTTAGTAGCCGTTACTGCCGGTTGTGATGGTGTATCCTATTGGTCGGCCTTAATTATCGGTTTAATTGCTGGTGTGGTCGTGGTTTACTCGGTGGCTTTCTTCGATAACCTGAAAATTGATGATCCCGTGGGTGCCACTTCCGTTCACCTCGTCTGTGGTGTGTTTGGAACTTTAGCCGTGGGTATCTTCAACAAAGATGCGGGTTTAATCACCGGTCAATTCCAACTGTTTATTAACCAAATTATCGGGATTGTAGCAGTAGGGGCATTTACCGTGATTGTTAGTGGTATTGTTTGGACAATCCTCAAGGCTACCCTCGGTATTCGTGTTACTCCCGAAGAAGAAATGGAAGGTTTGGATATAGGCGAACACGGGATGGAAGCCTATAGCGGTTTCGTCAAGGAGTCCGATATCGTTGCTGGTGGCCATTATGCTTCCAGTGTTGACATGGAAACGCCTAGCAGTCGTTAG